One Alicyclobacillus acidoterrestris DNA window includes the following coding sequences:
- the rpsR gene encoding 30S ribosomal protein S18, translating to MPRKGRGGKRRKVCQFCVDKIDHADYKDIGRLNKFLTERGKILPRRISGNCARHQRQVTVAIKRARQIALMPYTTE from the coding sequence ATGCCGCGCAAAGGTCGTGGCGGGAAGCGTCGTAAGGTTTGCCAATTCTGCGTCGACAAGATCGATCATGCAGATTATAAAGATATCGGTCGTTTGAATAAGTTCTTGACCGAGCGTGGCAAAATTCTTCCACGGCGTATTTCCGGCAACTGTGCACGCCACCAACGTCAGGTGACGGTTGCAATTAAACGTGCACGTCAAATCGCGTTGATGCCATACACCACTGAGTAA
- the dnaB gene encoding replicative DNA helicase, translating to MASEQSVWGRPAVSDSMLRMPPQQVEAEQAVLGAMLISEDAVNEALELLEAEDFYRAAHQSIYRAMREVYDAGQPIDVVTVAAALRNRDDALDQVGGAEYLADLAAAMPTALHVGQYAQIVREKALLRRIIAAATDIAEEGYSQDLPASDVLADAEKRILELSQFQKTRDFTHISDVLETTFERIEQLYASDGSITGVPTGYSELDRMTSGFQKSDLIIVAARPSVGKTAFALNVAQNVAVRHGVPVAIFSLEMSKDQLVQRMLCAEAYIEGQKLRTGSLDDDDWPKLSMGVSALSNSPIYIDDSPGITVPEMRSKLRRLKLEKGLGLVVIDYLQLIHGRRGSGENRQQEISEISRSLKQLARELEVPIVSLGQLSRSVEQRQDKRPMLSDIRESGSIEQDADIVAFLYRDDYYDHETERQNIIEIIIAKQRNGPVGKVELVFLKNYNKFVNLEKSHQQEA from the coding sequence ATGGCAAGTGAACAGTCTGTATGGGGGCGTCCTGCAGTGAGCGATTCGATGTTGCGGATGCCTCCGCAACAGGTTGAGGCTGAGCAAGCGGTGCTGGGCGCGATGTTGATTTCCGAAGACGCCGTCAACGAGGCGCTTGAACTCCTTGAGGCAGAGGACTTTTATCGGGCTGCGCATCAGTCCATCTACCGTGCTATGCGCGAGGTTTACGATGCGGGTCAACCCATTGATGTCGTCACTGTGGCGGCGGCGCTTCGCAATCGTGATGATGCGCTAGATCAGGTCGGTGGTGCGGAGTACTTGGCCGATTTGGCCGCGGCGATGCCCACGGCGCTGCATGTGGGGCAATACGCGCAAATCGTTCGAGAAAAGGCCTTGTTGCGGCGGATTATCGCGGCGGCCACGGATATCGCTGAGGAAGGTTATAGTCAAGATTTGCCCGCCTCGGATGTGTTGGCGGACGCAGAAAAGCGAATTCTGGAACTCAGCCAGTTTCAAAAGACGCGCGACTTTACACATATCTCAGATGTGTTGGAGACGACGTTTGAGCGCATCGAGCAACTGTACGCAAGCGATGGCAGCATCACCGGGGTTCCGACGGGCTATAGTGAGTTGGACAGGATGACGAGTGGGTTCCAAAAGTCTGATCTCATCATTGTCGCCGCCCGTCCATCTGTCGGGAAAACTGCGTTTGCGCTAAATGTGGCGCAAAACGTGGCCGTTCGGCACGGCGTTCCGGTCGCGATATTTTCGCTCGAAATGTCCAAAGACCAACTCGTTCAGCGTATGCTCTGCGCGGAGGCGTACATTGAGGGCCAGAAGTTGCGGACAGGCTCACTGGACGACGATGATTGGCCGAAGTTATCGATGGGCGTCAGCGCCCTTAGCAATTCACCGATATATATCGATGACTCGCCCGGTATCACGGTTCCAGAGATGCGCAGTAAACTGCGCCGTTTGAAGCTGGAAAAAGGGTTAGGGCTTGTTGTCATTGACTATTTGCAGTTGATTCACGGTCGTCGGGGATCAGGGGAAAACCGTCAGCAGGAGATCTCGGAAATTTCGCGTTCGCTAAAACAACTCGCGCGTGAACTTGAGGTTCCAATTGTCTCGCTCGGTCAGCTCAGTAGATCGGTCGAGCAGCGTCAGGACAAGCGGCCGATGCTATCCGATATTCGTGAATCGGGGTCTATCGAGCAGGACGCCGATATCGTCGCGTTTTTGTACCGCGATGACTATTACGACCACGAAACAGAACGCCAGAATATCATTGAAATTATTATTGCGAAGCAACGAAATGGTCCGGTAGGGAAGGTTGAGCTCGTGTTCCTCAAGAACTACAACAAGTTTGTCAATCTCGAGAAGTCCCACCAGCAAGAAGCATGA
- a CDS encoding response regulator — protein sequence MSTSFPRQVRNVQHILVVEDEEPISNILKFALERADYRVTCAFDGREAIALWKSTSPDLILLDVMLPQLDGFDVLRTVRASSVVPVIMLTAKDDEVDKVLGLELGADDYVTKPFSTRELLARVKANLRRVTFEGEQEGRRRDRLVIRDLVVDLTHYEVTKAGEPIALTHREFQLLSFLAARPGQVYTREQLVSEVWGMDYEGDERAVDVTIRRLREKLESDASQPEYVMTRRGVGYYIRGL from the coding sequence ATGTCTACGAGTTTTCCAAGGCAGGTGCGAAACGTGCAGCACATCCTCGTTGTCGAAGATGAAGAACCGATTTCCAATATCCTGAAGTTTGCCCTAGAGCGCGCCGACTACCGCGTCACTTGTGCGTTTGACGGTAGAGAGGCGATTGCGCTTTGGAAAAGCACGTCTCCCGACTTGATTCTACTGGACGTCATGCTGCCTCAGCTCGACGGCTTTGATGTTCTGCGGACGGTGCGTGCGTCATCGGTTGTGCCGGTCATCATGCTGACGGCCAAAGATGATGAGGTGGACAAGGTGTTGGGACTGGAACTAGGGGCTGACGACTATGTCACGAAGCCATTTAGCACGCGCGAGTTACTGGCGCGTGTAAAGGCCAACCTTCGCAGGGTGACATTTGAGGGTGAGCAAGAAGGACGTCGCCGGGACAGGCTGGTGATTCGCGACCTGGTCGTCGATTTGACGCACTACGAAGTGACGAAGGCTGGTGAACCCATTGCGCTGACGCATCGGGAGTTTCAGTTGCTTTCATTCCTCGCTGCGCGCCCTGGACAGGTGTATACGCGGGAGCAACTGGTCAGCGAAGTGTGGGGTATGGACTACGAAGGGGATGAGCGGGCCGTCGACGTGACGATTCGCCGCCTGCGCGAAAAACTAGAGTCGGATGCGAGCCAGCCGGAGTACGTCATGACGCGTCGCGGCGTCGGCTACTACATCAGGGGTCTTTGA
- a CDS encoding H-type small acid-soluble spore protein: MDMQRAKEIFESPDYIDVTYEGTPVRIDRLFESSPYAEVSYENGSVTNVPVSELQEKKTVH; the protein is encoded by the coding sequence ATGGATATGCAACGCGCGAAAGAGATTTTTGAGTCACCAGATTATATTGATGTGACATATGAGGGTACACCAGTCCGTATCGATAGGCTATTTGAATCGAGCCCATATGCTGAAGTCAGTTATGAAAACGGATCTGTGACGAACGTTCCTGTATCGGAACTACAGGAGAAAAAAACTGTCCACTAA
- the rplI gene encoding 50S ribosomal protein L9: MKVILLQDVKGQGKKGEVKDVSEGYARNFLLPRNLAEEATASALHRLQTQHDKVARHKAQELQEAKDLAARLEDKKIVVKTQVGEGGKLFGAITTKHIADAMKRDGFAVDKRKIQLHDPIKSLGGHRVQVKLHPDVSVNILVYVEAE; the protein is encoded by the coding sequence ATGAAAGTCATCTTGTTACAGGATGTGAAAGGTCAAGGGAAAAAGGGAGAGGTCAAGGATGTGAGTGAGGGGTATGCTCGCAATTTCCTGTTGCCTCGCAACTTGGCCGAAGAGGCGACGGCATCGGCATTACACCGCCTTCAAACCCAACACGACAAAGTTGCCCGGCATAAGGCGCAAGAGCTCCAGGAAGCGAAGGATCTCGCGGCTCGGTTGGAAGATAAAAAGATTGTCGTGAAAACACAGGTCGGCGAGGGTGGAAAGCTGTTTGGCGCCATCACGACGAAACATATCGCAGATGCGATGAAACGCGATGGATTTGCGGTGGATAAGCGTAAAATCCAGTTGCATGATCCCATTAAGTCACTCGGTGGGCACCGTGTTCAGGTGAAACTTCATCCAGATGTATCCGTCAACATTTTGGTCTACGTGGAAGCCGAGTGA
- a CDS encoding MazG-like family protein, with protein MADLESKVDLTRKLQTVEHDRIELVQQAVEVLRSIQSGNEAELTDALAGVVGLGYLLAVQMGIHPHRIDNVIAGGYRVAAEVDASRKPELLEVAKYLSERL; from the coding sequence ATGGCTGACTTGGAATCGAAAGTGGACTTGACCCGCAAATTGCAAACGGTCGAGCACGATAGGATTGAACTCGTCCAACAGGCAGTTGAGGTGTTACGTAGCATCCAGTCCGGCAATGAGGCGGAATTGACAGATGCGTTGGCAGGCGTTGTGGGTCTGGGTTACTTATTGGCTGTGCAAATGGGGATTCATCCACATCGAATTGACAACGTGATTGCCGGGGGGTACCGGGTGGCTGCAGAAGTGGATGCCAGTCGCAAGCCCGAATTACTAGAGGTCGCGAAATACCTCTCAGAACGCCTGTAA
- the ssb gene encoding single-stranded DNA-binding protein yields MLNRVILIGRLTADPELRYTNSGTPVASFTLAVDRMRSGQAGERQTDFINIVVWQKQAEIVSQYLQKGRLAAVDGRLQIRTYDNREGQKVRVAEVVAESVRFLDRGSDAPQGGGYGGGAPSTSTNTNRSPRPERGSAPLYEDDPFADDSQTIDISEDDLPF; encoded by the coding sequence ATGCTGAACCGGGTAATATTAATTGGCCGTTTGACCGCTGATCCTGAGTTGCGTTATACCAATTCAGGAACACCTGTTGCGTCGTTTACACTCGCTGTCGACAGAATGCGTTCTGGTCAGGCGGGGGAACGGCAAACAGACTTCATCAATATTGTGGTCTGGCAGAAACAAGCGGAAATCGTATCGCAGTATTTGCAGAAGGGTCGGTTGGCTGCGGTTGACGGGCGCCTGCAGATTCGGACATACGATAACCGAGAGGGTCAAAAGGTTCGGGTTGCTGAGGTTGTGGCGGAATCTGTTCGCTTTTTGGACAGGGGGTCCGACGCACCACAGGGTGGTGGTTATGGTGGCGGTGCGCCAAGCACAAGCACCAATACGAATCGGTCACCGCGCCCAGAACGTGGTTCAGCACCTCTGTACGAAGATGATCCATTTGCTGACGACAGTCAAACTATCGACATTTCGGAAGATGATTTGCCCTTTTGA
- the rpsF gene encoding 30S ribosomal protein S6, with product MRKYETMFILNPALEGEQTTELVQKYQTLISNQGGQIDELQEIGKRRLAYEIEGDREGYYVLMQYTAGTEVPKELERVMRIDDNVVRYLTVRVGE from the coding sequence ATGCGTAAGTACGAGACGATGTTCATTCTGAATCCAGCTCTCGAAGGTGAACAGACGACGGAGTTGGTTCAAAAATATCAAACGCTCATCTCTAACCAAGGCGGTCAGATTGACGAACTGCAGGAGATTGGCAAGCGTCGTTTGGCGTACGAAATCGAAGGCGACCGTGAGGGCTACTACGTGTTGATGCAATACACGGCAGGTACAGAAGTACCAAAAGAGCTCGAACGCGTCATGCGCATTGACGACAATGTCGTTCGTTATTTGACAGTCCGCGTGGGTGAGTAA
- a CDS encoding ATP-binding protein, whose translation MVVWRSLRVKLVLVYTLLILFAVELIGAYFVRALTTSLIHNQSEAAKSQAQLMATLVGPQLEHASKQQLSSAVTAVLQSVPQFLNGTVYLLNADGYVLYTSAGGALVGQKRTDSEATQVLIHHQDTVAIRFDPVASQHVLVVAVPMYQRAKFTGVLEYVTSIQPTYDTIRQVTSIFYTGSGFVLVLTIVLGIVLSRALTRPVLEVTRQARVMAAGDFSKRVTPSSNDEFGDLVVAINHLAEELDEALSMNRSEQERLRAIITSMSDGVIVLDSKLDILFMNHSAAQMLGITSKETWNKVDVLNLEEMAEEALTGDCMRIRVVGEEIYHITLTRVQRREQTDGFVAVVRDVTEQERLNQARREFVSNVSHELRTPLTSVKSYIEALRDLGDDEKDTRDNFLQVIAQETDRMVRLTRDLLQLSGLDRGQTYNLHQSIGLTDLLLQVQQRFQLQAERQGLEFSVVAPDDDDVFIVGNRDMVNRILDNLLSNAMKYTPAKGHVSVSTRVFRDRVIVSVKDDGIGIPKDDLPRVFERFYRVDKGRSRRLGGTGLGLALAREMVERMDGTIAITSEPEQGTQVSVTFVRDEGVEKAR comes from the coding sequence ATGGTGGTGTGGCGCAGTCTCCGCGTGAAGCTCGTGCTCGTCTACACCCTTCTGATTCTGTTTGCCGTTGAACTGATTGGTGCGTATTTCGTTCGGGCGCTCACCACGTCACTGATTCATAACCAATCGGAAGCCGCAAAGAGTCAGGCGCAATTGATGGCGACGCTCGTCGGGCCACAGTTGGAACACGCGTCCAAGCAGCAATTGAGCAGTGCGGTCACGGCTGTGCTGCAGTCTGTCCCGCAGTTTCTCAATGGCACTGTGTATCTACTCAACGCAGACGGCTACGTCCTGTACACGTCGGCTGGCGGCGCCTTAGTGGGGCAAAAGCGGACCGATTCCGAGGCCACACAAGTCCTCATCCATCATCAGGATACCGTCGCGATTCGGTTCGATCCGGTCGCCAGCCAACACGTCCTCGTCGTCGCGGTTCCTATGTATCAACGCGCCAAATTTACTGGCGTGCTAGAGTATGTCACCTCGATTCAACCGACCTACGATACGATTCGTCAGGTGACCTCCATTTTCTACACAGGCAGTGGGTTCGTGCTCGTGCTCACCATTGTGCTCGGCATCGTCCTCTCGCGGGCCCTCACGCGACCTGTTCTCGAAGTGACCCGACAGGCCAGAGTGATGGCCGCGGGCGATTTCTCCAAGCGCGTCACGCCGAGCAGCAACGACGAGTTTGGGGATTTGGTCGTCGCTATCAACCACTTGGCTGAAGAACTAGATGAAGCGCTGTCCATGAATCGCAGTGAACAGGAGCGGTTGCGCGCTATCATCACCTCGATGAGCGACGGGGTCATCGTCCTCGATTCCAAACTCGACATTCTCTTCATGAACCACTCGGCGGCGCAGATGCTCGGCATTACGAGCAAAGAGACCTGGAACAAGGTCGATGTCCTCAATTTAGAGGAGATGGCGGAGGAGGCGCTGACGGGTGATTGCATGCGGATTCGCGTCGTTGGCGAGGAAATCTACCACATTACCCTGACGCGCGTTCAGCGCCGCGAGCAGACGGACGGCTTTGTCGCTGTCGTTCGCGATGTGACCGAGCAGGAGCGCCTCAATCAGGCGCGCCGCGAGTTCGTCTCCAACGTCTCGCATGAGCTGCGCACCCCGCTGACCAGCGTCAAGTCGTACATTGAAGCCTTGCGAGATCTGGGTGACGACGAAAAAGATACGCGGGACAACTTTCTCCAGGTCATCGCGCAGGAGACAGATAGAATGGTCCGTCTGACGCGAGATTTGCTGCAGCTCTCTGGGCTTGATCGAGGACAGACGTACAATCTGCACCAGTCTATCGGATTGACTGATCTGCTATTGCAAGTACAACAGCGCTTTCAACTGCAGGCCGAACGCCAGGGCCTCGAATTTAGCGTTGTGGCGCCGGACGACGACGACGTCTTCATTGTCGGCAATCGGGATATGGTCAACCGTATCCTCGACAACCTGTTGTCCAACGCCATGAAGTATACGCCTGCGAAGGGGCACGTCTCGGTGTCGACGCGCGTGTTTCGGGACAGGGTGATTGTCTCGGTCAAAGACGATGGCATCGGCATTCCCAAAGACGACTTGCCGCGCGTGTTTGAGCGGTTTTATCGCGTCGATAAAGGCAGGAGCCGCCGGCTGGGGGGCACTGGACTGGGCCTCGCCTTGGCGCGAGAGATGGTCGAACGAATGGATGGCACGATTGCCATAACGAGTGAGCCAGAACAAGGCACACAGGTCAGCGTTACGTTTGTTCGCGACGAGGGGGTGGAGAAAGCGCGATGA
- the yycH gene encoding two-component system activity regulator YycH encodes MKPLVRTGKTVLLVALVILSIVLSYFLWSGNLKEGSEIGIVQDSPMPTETTPDVAHAVRPYRIVVQAAGGTTIANPDSSAYTNWLSALATAHALDRTTIHQLPQNVDFQVTLQFGTEVNHTLAGKWLNPFSSTIGKWSGRTIILYKSKDDTNCRVAFPVDDGMMTVKTDLPATTLWKQADKQVSAAPYDALDGTSGTSYIPRALSMSEFIYSVRQPDTLPLVHTFFVNPQAITRIQQDQNTSLWTDGSRAVLWDKQTMDLQYEDPNGTQVPLHDDALLSGIDFIHTHGGGPQSVIAFDQLGSLTVNPNAPSYVLTQYVDGFPILSNTANYNINMENGRVLEYDRPMWVLEQPVAQSAVHVLDRGQLLNKLKSLDPADTPTNLRITLGYAFVTNQSLSAQNEVQLQPVYYVTSGSGAGWMVDAQSGSLVLGSDPS; translated from the coding sequence ATGAAGCCGTTGGTCCGCACTGGGAAAACTGTGCTGCTTGTTGCACTGGTCATCCTCAGTATTGTCTTAAGCTATTTTTTGTGGTCGGGCAATTTAAAAGAGGGATCAGAAATCGGCATTGTTCAGGATTCCCCGATGCCCACCGAGACCACACCGGACGTGGCGCACGCCGTCCGGCCATATCGAATTGTGGTCCAAGCGGCAGGTGGAACGACCATTGCAAATCCAGACAGCAGCGCCTATACCAACTGGCTATCTGCGCTGGCCACCGCGCATGCCCTAGACCGCACGACTATCCATCAGCTACCCCAAAACGTCGATTTTCAAGTGACCTTACAATTTGGGACGGAAGTCAATCATACCCTCGCGGGGAAGTGGCTGAATCCCTTCTCCTCGACCATCGGCAAATGGAGCGGACGGACCATCATCCTCTACAAATCGAAAGACGATACCAACTGTCGGGTCGCCTTTCCAGTCGATGATGGCATGATGACCGTGAAGACCGACTTGCCCGCCACGACCTTGTGGAAACAAGCCGACAAACAAGTGTCTGCCGCGCCATACGATGCCCTAGACGGCACCAGTGGTACGAGCTATATCCCACGCGCTTTGTCGATGAGCGAGTTCATCTATAGTGTGCGCCAACCGGATACCTTGCCGCTCGTTCACACGTTTTTTGTGAATCCGCAGGCGATTACCCGAATTCAACAGGACCAAAACACGTCGCTTTGGACGGATGGCAGCCGGGCGGTGCTTTGGGACAAACAGACGATGGACTTGCAGTATGAGGACCCCAACGGCACACAAGTCCCGCTGCACGATGATGCGCTGTTGAGCGGGATCGACTTCATTCATACGCACGGAGGAGGGCCACAAAGCGTCATCGCTTTTGACCAACTCGGCAGCTTGACCGTCAACCCCAATGCGCCAAGCTATGTGTTGACGCAGTACGTCGACGGATTCCCCATATTGTCGAACACGGCGAACTACAACATCAATATGGAGAACGGACGTGTCCTGGAGTATGATCGCCCGATGTGGGTCCTCGAACAACCCGTGGCGCAATCCGCTGTGCACGTCCTTGACCGCGGGCAGCTTCTCAACAAGCTCAAGTCGCTCGATCCCGCCGATACCCCGACGAACCTCCGCATCACCCTGGGCTATGCCTTCGTGACGAACCAATCGCTATCGGCACAAAATGAGGTGCAATTGCAGCCGGTATACTATGTGACCAGCGGCAGTGGGGCAGGGTGGATGGTCGATGCACAAAGCGGATCACTCGTGTTAGGAAGTGACCCCTCATGA
- the yycI gene encoding two-component system regulatory protein YycI codes for MNWETAKNWLIGLFLILDALLLWQLSSSRQLNNGYVESKSDLLANTKTLLAEHGLTLATDVPSKQPELSSFQANVATPSMKTLQQAVLPQAKHVQFANDIGQTQTDVGQIVMSPAGGWQVTFVPPKPLTAQRNPLSYVYHGSEYEEDAVTSSPQQETFLQSYKGYPIFDARVVTSQTKRALNTYTQSELTSIVPTGSPKPVISALDALDSLANAVDKTDETENNRILRVDIGFARKVPLYQTGVADNYWFPVWRVVTSNESYYVNAFTGEVEIAP; via the coding sequence ATGAACTGGGAGACGGCCAAGAATTGGCTTATCGGCTTATTTCTGATACTCGACGCCCTGCTTTTGTGGCAACTGTCATCATCTCGGCAACTGAACAATGGCTATGTCGAGTCCAAGTCGGACTTATTGGCTAACACGAAGACGCTTCTGGCTGAGCACGGGTTGACGCTTGCGACCGACGTGCCCTCGAAACAGCCCGAGCTGTCGTCGTTTCAAGCGAACGTGGCGACTCCGTCGATGAAGACGTTGCAACAGGCCGTCTTGCCGCAAGCGAAGCACGTACAATTCGCGAACGATATTGGGCAAACACAAACCGACGTCGGCCAAATTGTGATGTCTCCGGCGGGGGGCTGGCAGGTTACGTTTGTGCCCCCAAAACCTCTGACGGCACAGCGCAATCCACTCTCGTACGTCTATCACGGGAGCGAATACGAGGAAGACGCAGTGACGTCTTCGCCCCAACAGGAGACATTTTTGCAGTCGTACAAAGGCTATCCGATTTTTGACGCGCGCGTGGTCACCAGTCAGACCAAGCGTGCTTTGAATACGTACACGCAGTCGGAATTGACGTCGATTGTGCCCACCGGATCGCCAAAACCAGTCATTTCCGCCTTAGACGCATTGGATAGCCTCGCCAACGCGGTGGACAAAACGGATGAGACGGAGAATAATAGAATTTTGAGAGTGGATATCGGGTTTGCGAGAAAAGTACCGCTGTACCAGACGGGGGTAGCCGACAACTACTGGTTTCCGGTCTGGCGCGTGGTCACTTCCAATGAGTCCTACTATGTCAATGCATTTACTGGAGAGGTGGAAATCGCTCCATAG
- the ychF gene encoding redox-regulated ATPase YchF: MPLQAGIVGLPNVGKSTLFNAITKAGAEAANYPFCTIDPNVGVVEVPDVRLQGLAEIVHPKRIVPTAFEFVDIAGLVKGASQGEGLGNRFLGHIREVDAIVHVVRCFENGDITHVSGSVDPLRDIETIEIELILADLETVQKRLDRAKKNMKSGDKKFKVEADALERLAAALEAGQPGRSVELSDDETALLRDLHLLTTKPILYVANVGEDEAADSSGNPHVEAVRQRAASEQAQVVVVSAQLEAEIAELEGEDRDAFLADLGLAEAGLDKLIRSAYDLLGLRTYFTAGEPEVRAWTIREGTKAPQAAGVIHSDFERGFIRAEVVAFEDLIRAGSYTAAREQGKVRLEGKDYIVEDGDVMHFRFNV, encoded by the coding sequence ATGCCATTACAGGCTGGAATTGTAGGATTGCCGAACGTTGGTAAATCGACGTTGTTTAACGCGATTACCAAAGCTGGGGCAGAGGCTGCCAATTATCCGTTTTGCACGATTGATCCTAACGTTGGTGTCGTTGAGGTCCCGGATGTCCGTCTACAGGGACTCGCTGAGATTGTTCATCCGAAGCGAATTGTTCCGACGGCGTTTGAATTTGTCGACATCGCGGGATTAGTCAAAGGCGCGAGTCAAGGCGAAGGGCTTGGCAACCGATTTCTTGGTCACATTCGGGAAGTCGATGCGATTGTTCACGTGGTGCGCTGTTTTGAAAATGGGGACATCACGCATGTGTCAGGGTCGGTTGATCCACTTCGAGATATCGAGACGATTGAAATCGAGTTGATTTTGGCTGATTTAGAAACGGTGCAGAAGCGGCTCGATAGAGCGAAGAAAAACATGAAGAGCGGCGACAAGAAGTTTAAAGTTGAGGCGGATGCGCTGGAACGCTTGGCCGCTGCGTTAGAAGCGGGGCAACCAGGCCGCTCAGTTGAGCTGTCTGATGACGAAACGGCGCTTCTGCGGGATTTGCACTTGTTGACCACCAAACCCATTCTCTATGTGGCTAACGTGGGTGAGGACGAGGCTGCTGACAGCAGTGGGAATCCTCACGTAGAAGCCGTGCGGCAGCGCGCTGCCAGTGAACAGGCTCAGGTGGTGGTGGTGTCCGCCCAACTTGAGGCGGAAATCGCTGAGTTGGAGGGGGAGGACCGGGATGCATTCTTGGCCGACCTCGGACTTGCTGAAGCTGGATTGGACAAGCTCATCCGCAGTGCATATGACTTGCTCGGTTTGCGGACGTATTTCACGGCTGGCGAACCGGAGGTTCGTGCCTGGACGATTCGTGAGGGAACGAAGGCGCCGCAGGCAGCGGGCGTCATCCACAGCGACTTCGAACGCGGCTTTATTCGAGCCGAGGTGGTCGCGTTCGAGGATTTAATCCGCGCGGGCAGTTACACTGCGGCCCGGGAACAGGGCAAAGTGCGATTAGAAGGAAAAGACTATATCGTGGAAGACGGCGATGTGATGCATTTCCGGTTTAATGTCTGA